The genomic window TGATTGCCCACTGCCAGGCCACCTCCATCGATTTGCTGAATTCGATCATCTCTAAAAAAGAAATAACCGACGAACTGAACCAACAGTTGGACACGGTGATCTCTTCCTGGAAACAATCTTTCCTAGCCAATTCACCGGCCTAATTTTACTATTGTTAAAATTTTTTACATTATTATAGTTCATATCTGTTATGGGTGGAATTGGCGATATAAATAATAATAATTATAATTATAATGGCGTCAGCTGGACTGGAAGGAGAGAAATTCTTAAAAATAATGGCATCGGTAACTGCTTTTCCAGACTGTTTCTTGCCAGCAAATGGGGCTCAGGGAAAAATGCCATGAGCGTTGCAATGAGTGGAACAACCGCTATTTCAAATATAAAAACCGGAAGCCTAAAGGAAAAAAAAGCCATAAAATACGGCCAACAATTCATACAAAATCTTGTCAACAAATTTAACAGCCCTAATACCACCCCAAAGGAGAAGACTGAAATAGCCAACCAAATTAGGTCGCTAACAGGGAAAAGAGAAGATGCAAGCATAGGTGTAGATAACCGAACTGAAAATCGATATGATTTTATCACTGACAATAAGTTAAAAGATGATTTAGCAAAGATAGAAAAAGACCCATCAATAAGAAAAACTCATGAACAATCTATGACTCAGCAATCAATGAAAGAACTAGCAGCAAAATTAAATAAAGGAAATCCACATCCTAAATAATAGAAAGATACCTGGCTATGGGGTATCAAAACAAAAAATACCTTAAAAATTCCGTTACTGAATTTTCCTGAGCTGCTTCCCTGGGTCTACCAGGGATTCGATTTTTCTAAAAAAGAAGTAACTGACGATCTGAATCATCATTTGGAAGCCTCGTTTTTTTCTTGGAAACTGGCTTTTTTTGCCGGTTTGCCGGAAGTGATTTACTATTGTCAAAATTTTTCATACTATTATTATATTGGATTGCTATGGGATGGATGGGAATTACTGGTAGTAGGCGTAATTATAACAGCCTTTCCTGGTCTGAAAAGAGAAAGGTACTCGCAAATGCAAACGTTGGGAACTGGTTCACCAGATTATTCCTTGCTATTGGCGACAGACATGAATCAAATACAATGGAACCAATTGCGAAAAAAGTAGTAGCTTTGACCAGCATCAAGCTATCCGAACGCAAGGTCCATAAAACCATGCATGGGGCAGAGAAAATATTCCAGTCCCTGGTTAATAAATACAATCAATCGGAAAATGAAACCGAAAAAAAAGAGATAGGTACCCGCATAAAAGTCCTACTAGGAAAAAAAGGCAGCAATGCCCAGGAAAATGATCCTCTAATCTCCATCAGCAATGATAAATTAAGAGAAGACATCGCCAACCTATTGCAAGATATGGCTAAAAACAACGACATGCCAGTCGAAATATTGCGGCCAATGCAGCCTTTACATAAATAAAACCCTAGCCTAATAACCAAATGGTGGAGCCGATCGGGTTCGAACCGACGACCTCCACAATGCCATTGTGGCGCTCTTCCAACTGAGCTACGACCCCATTCTGGCACACCCCACAGGAGTCGAACCTGCAACCTTCTGATCCGTAGTCAGATGCTCTATCCAATTGAGCTAGGGGTGCAACCAGGTCCTCTAGGCTGTAACAGCCAACGTTTTTGCAAGGCAAATTTTATAACTCTAGGATAAGCCATGGATTTTGTATTTAGCCAAAATTTCAAAACTACCGATATCTTCCCAGTCAAAAGTACCAATAGCCATCAAAAGATCGTCCAATTTTTCAAGCACAGCACGATCAAAAGATATGTTCTTGATCTGGCCATAGGCATAGTCTGATCCGGCAACATGGCTTCTAATATTTTCATATATATCATTGGCATGTAGTTTGATTGCCCTGCGGATAGCATATCCGGTGGCTATTATCATGCCTGTATTCCAAAAGTACTTGCAAGACTTTACATAACTATTTGCAGTTGTTTTATCCGGCTTCTCCACAAATCTATCCACATTAAATATCTTTTCACCAAGTTCCACCACAGAACCAATTTTAATGTACCCATATTGGGAAGATGAGTCTTTAGGTGATACACCGATAACCGTTATTTTATTGGTAATTGAAGCAAAATCAATCGCACTGGTTAAGGTTTCCTTAAACCCGGCCAGGTCATTTATTACAGAATCCGATGGTATAAATACTATTGGCCTAGTCCCAGCCCGATTGCTGAGAACCTCATTAGCTAAACAAATGGCCGCAGCGGTATTTCTAGCAAATGGCTCTAATATTATGTTGTCTTTTCGTAACATCGGCAGCTTTTCCATGATCAGCTGGCTATTTTCTTTGATTGTAGAAATAAATATGTTGGAAACATTGCAGAGCAAAAGCCCTCGCTGGAAAGCTGATTGAATCAATGAAGTCTCATCTATCCTCAACAAATACTTCGGCCTTTCAGTAGTACTTAGTGGCCATAGGCGTTCGCCAATTCCTCCAGCCAGAATAACAACCAGAACATCCATAAATCCCCAACACTGTGCATTATAATACTAATCGGCGTTATTACAGCAATAATATGAATATAGTTGTATATTTTTCTGGACAAAGCGAATAGATAATAGCATAGTGTCAAATGTGATGAGTTTTAAATCAACCTATGTAGGGATTTTTTATTTGTTATTTACATCAATTGGGCTATGCGTAGAGACTGCCGATGCTGTGGACCTGGATAAAATAGAGGTCCCGGGTGAAAATTACGATAATGCCCAATCCACGATAGACACTGAGAAATCGATCCAGTCCATTGACCACAAATATGACAAACTTATAACGGCCTATGGTTGGTTATCTGGACATAAACTTAACATTACAGAACTGGAATTCACCGACCGAGAGTGGGAATTGTTTATCCAGGGGCTAAGACTCTGCTGTAAAGATAAATATCCAAAGATTGAAGGCAGTGATGAAGCGGAACATTACATAGAAAAAAGACGTGAAGAAAATCGCAGGAAAGAATCCGAAGATTATATTAACTATCTTTGTAAAAATCATAGTGTGATCAACCTCTGCGATGGGGCATGGTGTGAAATTATTAACAAGGGTGATGAAAAAATGCGACCCAACGACAATTCCATAGTGACCATAGAGTATATGCTTAGGTCGACAGCCGATAAGGTAACTATCTCTTCGAGGGACCTTCATTATTACCAAGGGTTAAAAGTAGATATTAATTCTCTTCCAAAAGAATATAATAAAGGATTGAGGTTAGTAGGCAAAGGCGGTTCAATGTGGTTGTACTCTGTAGCAGAGGCTAATCCTGACAATTATGACAACCTATGGCCAGATTGGTCAGGTTATAATGGTGACGAATTGGAGTTTAAAAAAGCAATTTTTTCGATTGGGTCTGTCAGAATATCAAGGGTTACTCTGTTGGATGTGGAACCGTCCAATGGCCAGAAGCCACCTATTACCAAGGCTTTGGATGATTTTGTTTTTTTCTATTTTGATGATAATTTTAATGGTGGTAATGATATGGATGACGACATCGGCGATGACGATGACATCGGCGACGACGTTGGCGATGATGTTGATAATGAAAAAGATGATGATTTATTCTCACCGCTCGACGCCAGCCCAACAGTAGATGATGGTCTGGAAGATGATGAGGAAGGTGACGATGACGACGTCATATTTCTGCCATCGCCTGCCCAATTATTAAAATCGGCGGCATCAACTGAGAAAACACCGGCTCCCTAACCGGCGATTACTAGAATAGCTCAGAGAAGTTGCCTAAGTTCCTTATCCAGTTTTTGCCAGGTCTCAATGGGGACATTTTCAGGCCTGGACGTATAGTCTATTCCAGATGTTTGAAGTGCTTTTTTAAGAAATGGGCCATCTTCTGCCTCGCATATTTTTAATGTGCTGCCGATCTGTTTCCTTCTGTAGTTGAACAGGAACCGGATCAAAGATTTGGTTTTCAGAAAAAAAATATAGGGTTGCTCCATTTTTCTCAGGACAAGCAGTGATGAATCCACCTTTGGCTCGGGATAAAAACATTTTCTTGACACATTATGTATACATTCTATCGAATAGGCCGAGTTCAGAAACAGGGATATTGCACCGAAATTTTTACAATCGGGGGATGATGTAAATCTGCTAACCGTTTCCCTTTGAAGCATTAACACCATAATTTTTGGTAAAAAATCACGGCCCAGGACACCATCGAGCCAGGCCGTTGAAATCGCATAGGGTAGGTTTGAAACTATTTTGTAATCAAAAACATCATCCGGCAACCCGGCCACCGGAAACTCCACCGCATCACCATTGAGCAGCGAAAACAGCCCATTTTGCGAAAAATTTTTACATAAAAATGAATACAACGCTCTATCATATTCCACAGCAAAGACTTTTGCACCGGCGTCCAGCAAACCCATGGTAAGAGCTCCGAGGCCAGGACCAATCTCGACCACATTATCGCCGGCCTGGATTCCGGCCAGCTGCACAGATTTTTTTATCATATTCGGATCGATTAGAAAATTTTGGCCAAGTCTTTTATTGGGAGCGCAACCGATATCTTTCAACACGGATAGGGTGGATTTCAGGCCAAACATTTAAAATGTACACAGCTTTCTAATACTTATGATAGAATCACTTATGTTGTACTGGGCCAGGCATGACACGTCGCTACCTTCGGAAAAATTCAAGCCACTGAAATCACCCGAAGGGAATTTGAATATAAATTTGTCACCAACCAGCTCATACAATGACCCATAGGCTCCAAAGTCCGTGCCATTATTCAGAGTTATATCCGCCAGCCGTGTTTTTTTCACCGGAGTGGAAGGTTTTGTCGGATATGGAAAATTTACATTATGAAGCTCAACCTTCTTACTCGCAACAAGTTCCGTTGCGATATCAACGGCTATATCGGCAGAAATTTTTATTACACTCATCAGGCCCGGGTGATTTATATAATCAATCCTGCGCTGTAGATAATGCTCTTTTTGATCCGGAAGTCCTTGGGAAAAAGCGATTGACGGCACGCCCCAGCAAAAACCTTCCATGGCACCACCAACGGTACCTGAACTGAATATAATTGGGACTGTTATATTTAACCCCCAGTTGATGCCAGAAATAACCAAATCTGGTTTTTTTTGTAAAAGATTTCCCAGAGCGATGTTCACACAATCGCTCGGCGTACCATTAATCGCCCATGCATTGCAACCACTTAAAGAAACTTTCCGGGAAAAAAATTCTTTGCTCAATCCCATGGAACGCCCAACACCGCTTTGTTCCTCGCTTGGCGCCACAACAAAAACATCCCAATCATTAGAGACAAAACTTTTGACCAACGCCATTAATGCCGCCGAATCGATCCCATCATCATTGGTAATCAACACACTAGCCACCACATCCAATGGTATTCATCGTAAAAATAATTGCAATAAAAATACACCTTTGACCTATAAGAACTTATAACAAGCGCAAAAATGTGGACGTGCCGGCGATTATCGATTCAAGGGCTATGCAGATAAGAATCAGACCTGTAATTTTCTCAATGACACCGAGTACCTTCGGAGTCAACAAGTTAGCAAACTTGCACGAAATAACGAAGGTCAGATAGGACAGGAATATGACAAATATCATGGCGGTAAAAAAAACTGCCATACTGGAAAAATTATTTGGAATACTAGACTTTTTGACCAATGTGGCGGTTATTGTGCCCGGACCGGTAAGCAAAGGCGTCCCGATTGGAGTTATGGCGATATTACCGCTAACCTGTTGTACCGGTTTGCCTTGAGAATCACCAGTCTTTTCTTCTTTAGCTTCTTTAGCTTCTTTAGCTATTACCATGCCAACAGCTATGGTCAGCAGATACATGCCTCCGCCCACCTGGAAGGCGTGGGTAGATATCCTGAACACCGTCTCCATTATAAAATTTCCGGCCACGGCAAACACAATCAGCAATGACCCGGCCACAAGGCAGGCCTGTCTTGAGATACGGATTCGCTCGTCCGGCGTCGCCGTTGGCGTCATTCCAATCATAATAGCGGCCCCGATAACCGGAGACAAAATAGTATAAATACTGACAGTTGTTTCTACAAACAAGTTCATTTAGCTTGGACATAATACATCGCCCAGGACAAAGTCAACGGCATAAGTAGTATTAAATCACCTAATTTTTGACAACAACACACGGTTTATTTTTGAATTATGTCTGACATCGACCGGAAATGCCTTGCAAAAGAAGAACTTATTTATTTTTTTTGTTTTAGGGTATTTGCTGGCTATTGAACGCAGTTCCATGGAAAATTTTCGCCTTTGCCAAAAGAATCTTGGAAAAAATCCATGCTTTGGAAGAACTGCAATGGCAGGGGTGATCGTTGTGTAATTTTTACACTTTATCAGAGCAACTCTTTCCACGGCACTATGTTGCATGAATAGAGGTTCTACACACTCTGGATAGTAAATCTCGTCACCAACCTCGACGCGCTCGGATTTTCTACCACAGAACCATAGCCGGCCTCTTTGGTCAAAAAACCCGAGATCACCGGTCCTATGCCAGGTCACGGTGACGTCGTATATTTTAGCCATAGAAGTTTCAAGTTCAAGATCATCATACTCTTCTGTTACAGCGCCTCCGCTTACAATAATCTCACCGACATGGCCCGTTGGCAGGACCATATCACTCTCCATTAATGGCACCCGGGTATCGACCGATTTTATTACCTTAACATTCACGCCATCAACAGGATATCCAACGCAAACACCGGCACCACAGCTTTCCAAATCCGCCACAGAAATTATTTCATCGGCCTCCAGATCACAGATTGGCAGTGCTTCGGTGGCACCGTAGGGCGTGTGAATTTCCGCATTAGGAGCTATTTTTTTGATCATTTTTACGGTGGCCGCGCCGGCGGAAACCCCGGCCAAAAATATGAATCTAAAATCATCCAGTGTTATGCCCCTAATATGACAGTATCTGGCTATCTTCTTCCACAGAATTGGTGACGCAAAACTACTTGTTGCTTTGACAGTTATAGCTGCTTGGACAAACTTTTTAGGGTCAAGTTTTGCCGGGCTTGAGGGATCGATTTCCGGCAAAACCGTCGCACGCCCCAGCACCGGATTAAACAGCATAAACACTGGCAAAAGTGTCAAATCCACTTCTTTTTCACCGATTTTATACAAATTTTTCAAAATATTCAGCTGGGCCAAAAAATGCCTATGCCTATAAACTACGCCCTTCGGAATACCCGTTGAGCCGGATGTAAACAACACAGCGGCAATGGCATCTGGATCAATTATTGCCGGCTTCGGAACCTCCGAAGGCAAAGATTTGGCAAAGAGCTTCGATTTTGGAAGAAGCGACCTGATCCCGGGCAATCTATAGAATTTTAACATCATCAGTGCAAATTTTTCACCTATTACAAATTCCGGCCTGGAATGTTTTGCACAGCTAAAAAATGTCCACGGGCCTATCCCAGGATCTATCAGGATCGGAACAGCTCCCAGGCGTAAAAGTGAAAAAAATACACAGATGAATTCATAGCTTGGTTTAAGCATCATCAAAATTCGCGAGCCATAGCAAACACCTGCGGCAGAAAGATTAACAATAACCCTGTCGATATCTTGATTTAGCCTGGAGAATGGAATTTTTTCATAGCTCAACCGCCTAAATAGATCACGCCGTGGAATCATTACGGCCCAGCTGTCCGGCTGGGTTTCGGCCAGTCTGTCTATCATCTCCGCTATATTAGTGCTTCTACTGCAATGGGTTTTAGTTTTTTCCTTCACAAAAATATAAATTAATCAATAAAACTCCAAAAAACCATCGACAATCATCTGCTCGGCGGTTTGCAGATCGATGCCTCTGGATCTAAGATAAAATAATTGCTCCGAATTTATTTCGCTAACAGTGGCGCCATGGTAGCATTTTATGCCAGGATTCCTAATGTCCATCGATGGAACGCTAGTTGTTCTGGCCGAGTCAGATAGGATAATATTTTTATTCAATTGTCTAGCCTCGGAATCGATGGCCGTTTCCGTCGCTATAATTTTTCCACAGAATGAAGAATTTGCATTTTCTTTCAGTGCAAATTTTGCAACCAAGTTCGAGATGGTGTTGCGGCCCAAGTGATACTGGAGCGTTCTACAGTCGAAAAAACTAGCCTCACCGATGTGAAAAATTTTTCCATCGATCTTCGAACCTTCACCGGTAAGAAAAAAACTAATTTCAGATCTAAAATCCGAACCTGTAGCAACTTTCTGGTTCAGATCAATGCGGCTGCCTGCCTCGGCAAGAAAGCTGATAGATTCAAAGCCAACAGGACCTATCTCGTTGGATACGTTATGGTTATAAACCACAGACGAACCTTCTTCGGCCACCAGGAAAAAAAATCCACCACAACCGTTGCCA from Puniceicoccales bacterium includes these protein-coding regions:
- the rsmA gene encoding 16S rRNA (adenine(1518)-N(6)/adenine(1519)-N(6))-dimethyltransferase RsmA yields the protein MFGLKSTLSVLKDIGCAPNKRLGQNFLIDPNMIKKSVQLAGIQAGDNVVEIGPGLGALTMGLLDAGAKVFAVEYDRALYSFLCKNFSQNGLFSLLNGDAVEFPVAGLPDDVFDYKIVSNLPYAISTAWLDGVLGRDFLPKIMVLMLQRETVSRFTSSPDCKNFGAISLFLNSAYSIECIHNVSRKCFYPEPKVDSSLLVLRKMEQPYIFFLKTKSLIRFLFNYRRKQIGSTLKICEAEDGPFLKKALQTSGIDYTSRPENVPIETWQKLDKELRQLL
- the surE gene encoding 5'/3'-nucleotidase SurE; translation: MVASVLITNDDGIDSAALMALVKSFVSNDWDVFVVAPSEEQSGVGRSMGLSKEFFSRKVSLSGCNAWAINGTPSDCVNIALGNLLQKKPDLVISGINWGLNITVPIIFSSGTVGGAMEGFCWGVPSIAFSQGLPDQKEHYLQRRIDYINHPGLMSVIKISADIAVDIATELVASKKVELHNVNFPYPTKPSTPVKKTRLADITLNNGTDFGAYGSLYELVGDKFIFKFPSGDFSGLNFSEGSDVSCLAQYNISDSIISIRKLCTF
- a CDS encoding AMP-binding protein, with translation MKEKTKTHCSRSTNIAEMIDRLAETQPDSWAVMIPRRDLFRRLSYEKIPFSRLNQDIDRVIVNLSAAGVCYGSRILMMLKPSYEFICVFFSLLRLGAVPILIDPGIGPWTFFSCAKHSRPEFVIGEKFALMMLKFYRLPGIRSLLPKSKLFAKSLPSEVPKPAIIDPDAIAAVLFTSGSTGIPKGVVYRHRHFLAQLNILKNLYKIGEKEVDLTLLPVFMLFNPVLGRATVLPEIDPSSPAKLDPKKFVQAAITVKATSSFASPILWKKIARYCHIRGITLDDFRFIFLAGVSAGAATVKMIKKIAPNAEIHTPYGATEALPICDLEADEIISVADLESCGAGVCVGYPVDGVNVKVIKSVDTRVPLMESDMVLPTGHVGEIIVSGGAVTEEYDDLELETSMAKIYDVTVTWHRTGDLGFFDQRGRLWFCGRKSERVEVGDEIYYPECVEPLFMQHSAVERVALIKCKNYTTITPAIAVLPKHGFFPRFFWQRRKFSMELRSIASKYPKTKKINKFFFCKAFPVDVRHNSKINRVLLSKIR
- a CDS encoding MarC family protein produces the protein MNLFVETTVSIYTILSPVIGAAIMIGMTPTATPDERIRISRQACLVAGSLLIVFAVAGNFIMETVFRISTHAFQVGGGMYLLTIAVGMVIAKEAKEAKEEKTGDSQGKPVQQVSGNIAITPIGTPLLTGPGTITATLVKKSSIPNNFSSMAVFFTAMIFVIFLSYLTFVISCKFANLLTPKVLGVIEKITGLILICIALESIIAGTSTFLRLL
- a CDS encoding SufD family Fe-S cluster assembly protein → MSSFDQLRDLCFTNRFDWKFSRPEIFLKNFAQKAEPADDVYVMMLERCAAEGPRRSMAIGNDGFYEIAQDDFCIIEIKIARGIEVRLDHRTVGNGCGGFFFLVAEEGSSVVYNHNVSNEIGPVGFESISFLAEAGSRIDLNQKVATGSDFRSEISFFLTGEGSKIDGKIFHIGEASFFDCRTLQYHLGRNTISNLVAKFALKENANSSFCGKIIATETAIDSEARQLNKNIILSDSARTTSVPSMDIRNPGIKCYHGATVSEINSEQLFYLRSRGIDLQTAEQMIVDGFLEFY